In Saccopteryx leptura isolate mSacLep1 chromosome 9, mSacLep1_pri_phased_curated, whole genome shotgun sequence, the genomic window atgtgaggaggggcctacagcagaccaaatgaccccttgctcaggccagcaaccatggggtcatgtctatgatcctacactcaagccagcaacaccatattcaagctggtgaacctgcactcaagccaggtgacctcaggatttcaaacctgggtcctctgtgtcccaggctaacacactatccactgtgctaccacctggtcaggcaggcctaaTACAATCTTGAATGCCTCAAGACAGTTGGCTGATTTCAACCAGCTCTCAGAATTTATTTTCCCAGAACCTGTAAAGTCATCTTTTTATGCTTCCTAGTTCACATctctcttacttttaaaaaatagtagtaAATCCTGGAATTCTGAAGAAACCCCATGCTAGCCCTggcccaggtagctcagttggttacagcattgtcccaatatgtcaaagttgcaggtttaattcctggtcagggcacatataagaatcaaccaatgaatgcataaataagtggaacaacacactatgtttctttttccctcctttcctttctctctaaaataaataaataaattttaaataaacctcATGCTTAAAATCAATCAAATGAGTAATGTTAAttgtcacagagatgtaaagtatagcacagGGAATATTGCCAGTAACATTGTAATAGCTATATATGGTACCAAGTAgctactggaaatatcaggaggaacactttgtaaagtatatgagtgtctaaccactatactataGACCTGGaactaatacataataataataaatgtaaactgtaattgaaaaaaaaaaagcctgcttAAACATgcccaaaaaggaaaaagaaaaaagtattgtcACTCATTCCCATTGGTTCtcattgtttcttttcaatgatagTGCTTTCTGGATACCACTGCTATGCCCCTGTCACCCTTTAATCTTTTACTGCTGTGTTCATACAGAGCCAGGCATACTATAACTGCAGCTGGTTTCTCCCACTTTCTTCTGAATTCCAATATGGCTCCCTATTCTTTCTCATCCTCCTGAGAATCTATAACCATTGACACATATTCCTATGCCCACTCTGGTGTCGTCTGAAAACTTTATGGCATGTTCTAGTTCTGTAATAATTAGGTAATCCTGATTATCCCAATTTCTAGTTAGCTACATAAAGAGAACTACAGCAGGGTCACCAATACCTATTTACTAGCCACAATACACAATAGCTTCTTAGCTGTACCCAAGGTATGAGATGAGCTAACACGTGTTTATGCATGATTATTTGTCTGATGTACTATTGGATAAGTATGTCTTCGTATACACCTATGAATGTGGTTTCATGGGTGTGGGTGTATAAGTAACCACAGCTCAGGTCTGGTATTGACATTTGAATAATGAATGTTTACAGTATTTAACTTTAATTAGTCTTTGTGCATTGTTAGCCTGTTTTCATCTGCCCTCAAATATCAGAGGAAGAATGAGTTCATTTCCTTGAAGTTTATTTACTGTTACCGGTGGCAGAGCAAATTCCATAAAAGAGCAGGTTCCATACAGAGCAAATGGAAGGGGAGCTCTGAGTTGGTGAGGAAGGATGCTTGGAGTGGGGACTTAGAGTGAAGGATGGAAAGGCAGatttctccccctttttccccTCCATTTCCAAAAGGAATGGAGGTGGAGGTATCCTGCTCAGCATTCCCTCTCCAAATTGGAACCAGAGAGGAGAAACTTGATGCAAAGTAGAGGAGGAAACACCTCACAGCTCCTCTGTTTCACCATCCAAGGGGATGCCAATATCCACATTGAAGTCTACAGACTCCCCGGAACTCAGCCAAGGAATAGGGGTTCGATTGAAAGAAGGCCTGTTGGAGAGGTTCTGGTTGTAGAGGACCAGAGGTTCACTCAGCAGGGGCCCCAGGTCAAACTTGGGCATCTGGAAGGTCATGCGTTTGGATGCCTTCTCATATCCACCATAAGGCATTGCTGTCCTGAAAAGGGaatacattatttcattaaaaaccaGAACAAAAGGAGGTAACATCAGTGAAATGTTACCCTGTTTTGAAGACAGGGCATTCTGTGGATTCTAGTTTCAGATTGCCCCTGCACTCATTCTTATTCTCCCTTAGCATTCCATTCCCCATTCCTGGCTTCCCTGTTTCCCCAAAGCTAATAATGAGAAAAGAATTCTAGTTGGTACTATATAGATAATCTCATGAGTAGTTGTGACCCAGATCAGCATTTTAGAGAAAGTAACCTCAAACACTATAGATCCAAGGGTCTAAGGCCACCTTAAATTTCAACATAGAGCCGGTGTGGTGTAAGCCTGGAGTTCCAGCTACTTGGGAGGCCCGAGGCAGGAGGATTGCTTGAACCCAGGAGTTCagggctgtagtgcgctatgcTGATCGGGTGTCCCACTAAGTTCAGCATCAATATGGTGATCTCCTGGGAGGTTGGGGGGACCACCAGactgcctaaggaggggtgaaccagCCAAGGTCAGAAAcagagcagggccctggccggttggctcagtggtagagcgtcggcctggcgtgcagaagtcccgggttcaattcccggccaggacacacaggagaagtgcccatctgcttctccacccctccccctctccttcctctctgtctctctctcttcccctcccgcagccgaggctccactggagcaaagatggcccgggcgctggggatggctcctcggcctctgccccaggcgctagagtggctctggtcgcagcagagcgacgccctggaggggcagagcatcgccccctggtgggcagagcgtcgccccctggtgggcgtgccaggtggatcccggtcgggcgcatgcgggagtctgtctgattgtctctccccatttccggcttcagaaaaatacagaaaaaaaaaaaaaaagaaacagagcaggGGTAAAATTTCAACATAGAACACCTACCTTACCTCCAGAGGATAGTACATGGTCTAGATGAGACAAATGAACATTTCCTGGAAAATCCAGGCTCCTTAGGACCAAATGCGAAAGCACTTCTCTAGCACTTCCCTATCCTGCTTTCACACAGACCTCCTTCTAACGAAGCccaaattcaaaagaaaagatactTACTAAAGtagggtgtagagcaggggtccccaaactttttacacagggggccagttcactgtccctcagaccgttggagggctggactataaaaaaaactatgaacaaatccctatgggccctggccggttggctcagcggtagagcgtcggcctggcgtgcgggggacccgggttcgattcccggccagggcacacaggagaagcgcccatttgcttctccacccccacctcctccttcctctctgtctctctcttcccctcccgcagccaaggctccattggagcaaagatggcccgggcactggggatggctccttggcctctgccccaggcgctcgagtggctctggtcacggcagagcgacgcccaggaggggcagagcatcgccccctggtgggcgtgccgggtggatcccagtcgggcgcatgcgggagtctgtctgactgtctccccgtttccagctttagaaaagtacaaaaaaagaagaaaaaaaaatccctatgtacactgcacatatcttattttaaagtaaaaaaacaaaacgggaacaaatacaatatttaaaacaaagaataagtaaatttaaatcaacaaactgaccagtatttcaatgggaactatactcctctcactgaccaccaatgaaagaggtgccccttccggaagtgcggcgggggccggataaatggcctcaggggacaacatgcggcctgtgggctgtagtttggggacccctggtgtagagcctTACTAAAGTAGGGTATAAAGGACTGGAATTGTACTGTAGGAACAGTAATGGAATCCTAACCTTAAAAAAGGGAGCTTCGAAAAGACCTTAAATGTGTAATAGATTATTTATAGTCAAGGCAACCAAGGCTCAGAAGTAGAGTGAGTTTCCCATGCCCACACAGCTGATAAGTGGCCTATAAACTAAAATTCAAATCCTGCCTCCCCAcaaatttttctttcatcataTTTTGCTGTTTCTCTGAGCTGGAGTGAAAAGAGCAAAGGCCTTCTTCAACTGGGGCTCCCATATTCCTCCTATGCCTCCTTCTGAAACATTTGAACTCAAGCCTCCATTCCAACTAAGAACATGTTGCTGCATGTTGGGATGCATCTGGTTCCTTCCCCATCACCCCTACCTGTTGAAGGACTTATACTGGGGGAATTCAGCTTTGGCCCCATAGGCCAGCAGGTCGATGCCAAGTTCCACTTTTTGCTGGGGATCAACCCCCATGGCTTTCTCCCATGGGGAAATATAGGTCTTGAACACAGTGATATGTTTTCCTTCTCCACCTGCCTGGTCTCCTAGCAGCAATGGGAGAGAAAAGTAAGTCAAATAATAACACCAGCCAATCTCACATCCCTGCACTAAGGAAGTTGCTGGGGCCAGGGACCAAAGGTATAATACTTTCCTGGTAATTGTATAAGGTTTGTGGAATAATGACAGCCTGGGGTCAGGTCTGTGCCTGAAACTGAAAAGCCAGAAAGGTGACTGAGAAACAAGGCTTCTGGGTAAAAAAGGCACATATCTGTATTCTCCTGGACCCCAAAAATCTATTAAGATATCTCAGGCTTCCCCAGTCCCTACACCCAATCTAGGCCACATTCCTAGGGACATCACTGCGCTAGAGACCAGACACATTACTCTCAGGTGAGGACACTTGCCTGTTCCTGTATCGCCAACCCCTGCTGTGCAAGCAGCTCCTCCTCTGCCAGTCTGGGCCCCTGGACCGCCTGGACCCCCAGATCCAGACCCAGGGCCCTGATGGTGCTGTTGGTCAGAGCCATACTGTCCCATAGAGCCACTTCCCATTGCCTCGCCTCCACCACTGCCCTTGCTGTAGGAGATTCCCTGTCCAGCTGTGCCCAGCTGTCCCCCCACTGTGGGAAGGAACTTCTGGAAGTGATCCTGAAAGAGAAGGACAAAGTGAAGAGTGGGGAATATACAAAAACACAAGTATGCATAGCAAGAAGGATATGATCAGAGACAATGGGCAACCAGAAGACACTGAATCCTCTAAGATTCTCCCCTCAAAGAGATGGATAATGAGGAATTAAACTCTCCTTAAGGGAAGGACCTCCTTGGCTCAGTTCATCCTATTATACTTTATGATGGCAGCAACTCATTCTCCACATTCCTGATTCCCATCTTTACCAAGGCAAAGAGGACCAAGACTTCTGCTCAactaaaatttgaaaagataGCTTTGGCATGGATAATTCAGCCTTAATCTGAAAAACTAGAGAAATTTCTGTcccctcatcatcatcatcttgtCTAAAAGAcaaccctttcctctctcttcctctctctctctctctctttctttctctctctcttcttggtgCCTGTTGGACCAAGACTTCCTACCAGTGAAACTATagtgaggagggagaagggtgacCAAAAGGGCAACACTGGATTCAGCCCTAAAGCCTAAAAATAACCCACCAACTCCTTCAGGAGGCTCTCCTAGCCACCCACCATGCACATCCCTGTGCTCCACCCCGTGTAACTAGACCCAGGCAGGAAGGAGGGCTTCTGGTCTCCTAAAGTTAGATATAACTGGCTCAGCATTTTTACTCCTACATAAGGGCCAATGACAGAACAGACACTTCTGCCCCTGGCCCCATGTAGGCATCTATTTCCACTCTTCCCTGGATGCCCAGGGAAGGTAGAGGAAGAAGAATGGAAATGGAGAAGATCCCTTTCTTCTCAGCTGTAACATCTTGTTCCTGGCCTCTCTCCAATTCctacttctctttctttgaaTGATCCTGACTAGGGAACATAGGATCTTCAGGGATGGTGTCAGTCTTGATAGCTGGGGTCCTTAGATAAACATATGGCTCAAGAAGGAGATGGCTATAAAAATTCACTTAACTTCTTCTAGGGTTGCCAGAGTTAGCAAATAAGATTATAGGACACTAGTTAAATTTGAATCTCAGATATACAACACATAcctttttagtataaatatgccACAAATATCGCATGGGACATATTTATATTTGAGAGTATCCGTTCTATATCTGAAACTCAAATTTAACtgagtttcttatattttttattttaatttaatttttatgtcccaaaTATTTTGTGCAAcatacactaaaaaatatttattctacaccaataattttaatttaagtgTCTCATcgtattttttaagctttttttttttcattgatttgagagagagagaggaaggtagagagagaggggaaaaggggaagggaatgaCAGAGAATATCAAtgcgttgttccacttatttgttccatttagttgtgtactcattgattgcttcttgtatgtgccctgaccaaggatggaaccagcgacctcagtgcgcCAAGTTGACGTTTTGTCcactaagccacccagccagggtttgggttttttctttgttgtttgttgGGGGGGgagttaatgtccaaaatattgAATGGGATATAGTTtgccataaaattatttttgtatatctCAACTTTAAAACACAGGCTGAACTTCCTGTGTTTTATCGGTAACCCTATCTTTAACACTTACCCATACTGG contains:
- the MYOZ1 gene encoding myozenin-1, which gives rise to MPLSGTPAPNKKRKSSKLIMELTGGGQESSGLNLGKKISVPRDVMLEELSLLTNRGSKMFKLRQMRVEKFIYENHPDVFSDSSMDHFQKFLPTVGGQLGTAGQGISYSKGSGGGEAMGSGSMGQYGSDQQHHQGPGSGSGGPGGPGAQTGRGGAACTAGVGDTGTGDQAGGEGKHITVFKTYISPWEKAMGVDPQQKVELGIDLLAYGAKAEFPQYKSFNRTAMPYGGYEKASKRMTFQMPKFDLGPLLSEPLVLYNQNLSNRPSFNRTPIPWLSSGESVDFNVDIGIPLDGETEEL